From the genome of Saccopteryx bilineata isolate mSacBil1 chromosome 6, mSacBil1_pri_phased_curated, whole genome shotgun sequence, one region includes:
- the VPS36 gene encoding vacuolar protein-sorting-associated protein 36 isoform X1, producing MDRFVWTSGLLEINETLVIQQRGVRIYDGEEKIKFDAGTLLLSTHRLIWRDQKNHECCMAIPLSQIVFIEEQAAGIGKSAKIVVHLHPAPPNKELGPFQSSKNSYIKLSFKEHGQIEFYRRLSEEMTQRRWEDMPVSQSFQTNRGPQPGRIRAVGIVGIERKLEEKRKETDKNISEAFEDLSKLMIKAKEMVELSKSIANKIKDKQGDITEDETIRFKSYLLSMGIANPVTRETYGSGTQYHMQLAKQLAGILQTPLEERGGIMSLTEVYCLVNRARGMELLSPEDLVNACKMLEALRLPLRLRIFDSGVMVIELQSHREEEMVASALETVSEKGSLTSEEFAKLVGMSVLLAKERLLLAEKMGHLCRDDSVEGLRFYPNLFMTQN from the exons ATAAAATTTGATGCTGGGACCCTCCTTCTTAGTACTCATCGGCTAATTTGGAGAGATCAGAAAAATCAT GAATGCTGCATGGCCATTCCACTTTCCCAAATTGTGTTCATTGAAGAACAGGCGGCTGGAATTGGGAAAAG TGCCAAAATAGTGGTTCATCTTCACCCAGCCCCTCCTAACAAAGAGCTCGGTCCATTCCAGAGCAGTAAGAACTCCTACATCAAACTCTCCTTCAAAGAACATGGCCAGATCGAG TTTTACAGACGTTTATCAGAGGAAATGACACAGAGAAGATGGGAGGATATGCCCGTTTCCCAGTCATTCCAAACAAACAGAGGACCCCAG CCAGGAAGAATAAGGGCTGTAGGAATTGTAGGTATTGAAAGGaaactggaagaaaaaagaaaagaaactgacaaaaacattTCTGAG GCTTTTGAAGACCTCAGCAAACTAATGATCAAG gctaaagaaatggtggagttatCAAAATCAATTGCTAATAAGATTAAAGACAAGCAGGGTGACATCACAGAAGATGAG ACCATCCGGTTTAAGTCCTATTTGCTGAGCATGGGAATAGCTAACCCAGTTACCAGGGAAACCTATGGCTCAGGCACACAGTACCACATGCAGCTGGCTAAACAGCTGGCTGGAATACTGCAGACACCATTAGAG gAACGAGGGGGTATAATGTCACTCACGGAGGTGTACTGTTTAGTAAACCGAGCTCGAGGAATGGAA TTGCTCTCACCGGAAGACTTAGTGAATGCATGCAAGATGCTGGAAGCTCTGAGATTACCTCTCAG GCTTCGCATTTTTGACAGTGGCGTCATGGTGATCGAGCTCCAGTCCCACAGGGAAGAGGAAATGGTGGCCTCAGCCTTGGAGACG GTTTCAGAAAAGGGATCCCTAACATCAGAAGAGTTTGCCAAGCTTGTGGGAATGTCTGTCCTCCTGGCTAAAGAAAG GTTGCTTCTTGCAGAGAAGATGGGCCACCTTTGCCGAGACGACTCAGTGGAAGGCTTGCGATTTTACCCAAATTTATTTATGACACAGAACTAa
- the VPS36 gene encoding vacuolar protein-sorting-associated protein 36 isoform X2, whose translation MAIPLSQIVFIEEQAAGIGKSAKIVVHLHPAPPNKELGPFQSSKNSYIKLSFKEHGQIEFYRRLSEEMTQRRWEDMPVSQSFQTNRGPQPGRIRAVGIVGIERKLEEKRKETDKNISEAFEDLSKLMIKAKEMVELSKSIANKIKDKQGDITEDETIRFKSYLLSMGIANPVTRETYGSGTQYHMQLAKQLAGILQTPLEERGGIMSLTEVYCLVNRARGMELLSPEDLVNACKMLEALRLPLRLRIFDSGVMVIELQSHREEEMVASALETVSEKGSLTSEEFAKLVGMSVLLAKERLLLAEKMGHLCRDDSVEGLRFYPNLFMTQN comes from the exons ATGGCCATTCCACTTTCCCAAATTGTGTTCATTGAAGAACAGGCGGCTGGAATTGGGAAAAG TGCCAAAATAGTGGTTCATCTTCACCCAGCCCCTCCTAACAAAGAGCTCGGTCCATTCCAGAGCAGTAAGAACTCCTACATCAAACTCTCCTTCAAAGAACATGGCCAGATCGAG TTTTACAGACGTTTATCAGAGGAAATGACACAGAGAAGATGGGAGGATATGCCCGTTTCCCAGTCATTCCAAACAAACAGAGGACCCCAG CCAGGAAGAATAAGGGCTGTAGGAATTGTAGGTATTGAAAGGaaactggaagaaaaaagaaaagaaactgacaaaaacattTCTGAG GCTTTTGAAGACCTCAGCAAACTAATGATCAAG gctaaagaaatggtggagttatCAAAATCAATTGCTAATAAGATTAAAGACAAGCAGGGTGACATCACAGAAGATGAG ACCATCCGGTTTAAGTCCTATTTGCTGAGCATGGGAATAGCTAACCCAGTTACCAGGGAAACCTATGGCTCAGGCACACAGTACCACATGCAGCTGGCTAAACAGCTGGCTGGAATACTGCAGACACCATTAGAG gAACGAGGGGGTATAATGTCACTCACGGAGGTGTACTGTTTAGTAAACCGAGCTCGAGGAATGGAA TTGCTCTCACCGGAAGACTTAGTGAATGCATGCAAGATGCTGGAAGCTCTGAGATTACCTCTCAG GCTTCGCATTTTTGACAGTGGCGTCATGGTGATCGAGCTCCAGTCCCACAGGGAAGAGGAAATGGTGGCCTCAGCCTTGGAGACG GTTTCAGAAAAGGGATCCCTAACATCAGAAGAGTTTGCCAAGCTTGTGGGAATGTCTGTCCTCCTGGCTAAAGAAAG GTTGCTTCTTGCAGAGAAGATGGGCCACCTTTGCCGAGACGACTCAGTGGAAGGCTTGCGATTTTACCCAAATTTATTTATGACACAGAACTAa
- the HNRNPA1L2 gene encoding LOW QUALITY PROTEIN: heterogeneous nuclear ribonucleoprotein A1-like 2 (The sequence of the model RefSeq protein was modified relative to this genomic sequence to represent the inferred CDS: inserted 12 bases in 9 codons; substituted 3 bases at 3 genomic stop codons): MQSPLPWSRLSPKASKQLWKLFIQGLSFARTSEXLRSRVEPWGTCTDCVVMRXPNTKHFRGXVCHAVDAAVSARPHTADGRDMEPXRAVSRDFQRRGTPLTVKIFVCGIKDTEELHLRGYFEKYGKVIKTITDQSSGKKRGFAFVTFDDYDSADKIVIQTHHTVKGHNSEGEPSLVXKEMASASPCQRSGSGSGNCRGGHRGSFGGNDFSHGGNFSGQXGFGGRHGSGFGGNGXGYCGFGNDRSSFGGGRSYNDFGSYNNQSFDPRXGGNFGGRSSXPYGAGGQYFAKLXNQGGXDGSSSSRSXGSGRF; encoded by the exons ATGCAGTCTCCCCTCCCATGGTCACGTCTGTCTCCCAAAGCGTCAAAGCAGCTGTGGAAGCTCTTCATCCAAGGTTTGAGCTTTGCGAGAACCAGCGA TCTGAGGAGCCGTGTTGAGCCATGGGGAACGTGCACAGACTGTGTGGTGATGA GTCCAAACACCAAGCACTTCAGAGGCTGAGTTTGTCACGCAGTGGACGCAGCTGTGAGTGCAAGGCCACACACAGCGGATGGAAGAGATATGGAACC GAGGGCTGTCTCAAGAGATTTTCAAAGACGTGGTACCCCCTTAACTGTGAAGATTTTTGTCTGTGGTATTAAAGACACTGAAGAACTTCACCTAAGaggttattttgaaaaatatgggaaagTGATTAAAACCATAACTGACCAAAGCAGCGGCAAAAAGAGAGGTTTTGCTTTTGTCACTTTTGATGACTATGACTCTGCAGACAAGATCGTCATTCAGACACACCACACTGTGAAAGGCCACAACAGCGAAGGAGAGCCTTCTCTAGT GAAAGAGATGGCTAGTGCTTCACCCTGCCAAAGAAGTGGAAGTGGTTCTGGAAACTGCAGAGGTGGTCACAGAGGTAGTTTTGGTGGTAATGACTTTAGTCATGGAGGAAACTTCAGTGGTC ATGGCTTTGGTGGCCGCCATGGTAGTGGCTTTGGTGGCAATG GTGGCTATTGTGGATTTGGTAATGATAGAAGCAGTTTTGGAGGTGGCAGAAGCTACAATGATTTTGGCAGTTACAACAATCAATCTTTTGACCCAC AAGGAGGAAACTTTGGAGGCAGAAGCT GGCCTTATGGTGCTGGAGGACAATACTTTGCCAAACTATGAAACCAAGGTG GTGATGGTTCTAGCAGCAGCAGGAGTTAAGGCAGTGGCAGGTTTTAA